The window ACCTTCACTCGAGCGCCGACTCGACACTCACTTCACTCCTATAACGCCACGTTTATTTGCAGCCAACTTCACGCTGCCGCAGCCTTGCGCGTGGATAGACGAGGTCATCTACCCCGAGCTCGGGGAAGAGGAAGCGAAGAAGGTTATAGAAGAGTTCCATAAGGAAGCGAAGGCGGCCGGAGTGGTGAAAGAGAAGGAGAGGAGAGAGAGGGCTGACGCGCCTCCGGCCAAGAGGGCGAGGTCGGGGGAGAGGTCGAGGGAGAGGGATCATCGCGGCGGCAGGAGGGACGGGGGACGCGATCGGGGTGAGTAAACTTTATTGTgagatttttctgtttcttttaGTTGGACCTCTTAGgcgttattttcaaatttaacttTCATGATTATCCCATGAAAGTTAAATTTGAAATCCCATTATTAACACTAATCAggaaagttaaataaaagctagtaaaaaatagCTGATAGTTTATGAAACTAAAGTATAGTcctacttaaattttatttgataggtCTATTAAAACTTCTGAATTACCCAGGACCTCCATAGCGGATGGGCGTGGTAATTCGCAATTTATGTTCTAAGATTCTTATTATTTCGCCGCAATTCCGCAAAATTTGCGTTTGGGGGTAGAAATTTGACTATATTCTTGCccgatttcatcaaaatcggtccagctgtttagccgtgaaatcgagatagacagacttttgcatttataatataatattattattccttCCACAGAGGACCGCTGGGGCAGCGGCGGCGGTCGCTGGGGCCCGGCCAACCGCGGcgggggcggcggcggcgggcgctGGGGCCGCGAGCGCGGGCCGCCGCCCCCGCCCATGGGCCGCGACCGATGGGGGCCACCCACCGGACCCAGGTCTGTAACGCCCACTCTAAGCTATAATAAACAATAGGATAGTTGCATATGTATAAAGTGAAACACGATTATGAAATGTCAATAATAGATCAGTTTTATTTGcagtaatattttgttctgtTAGTTGTTGATTGACAGCCTAAAAGATTAAAAACTCCAACTTTGCGAcgtcactgtcatacaagcctcatatatttttagttgtgACAAAAGTATCAGTTTTAACTTGATGGCAATTTTGTCATTGAATACTCTGTGGTGAAACAACTACATTGACAAAATTCAGCTTTTTACTTGGTCGCAAACTTGCTTGACGTTGTTGTCACGAGACGTAGTGTTTTTATGCCCGCAAAATCGCGTCATCgggaaaatatgaaattttcatGGAATAATGaacttttttaaagaattttggtGGAATAAGCATAACAAAATTCGTGTGTATTGTAACATATTTCGTACAACTGTCGACTAGCGAAAGCGGTCCAATATTTAGACCGGAATGGATTGACACTAAGATTGTtctaatattgaatttttatgaaacaataAACTTTTCAGAAGAAAATCAGTTTTGTTAGTAAATATGTTATACGCGAATTGTGTTATTCGCgtgttttaaaacatatttcgtATAACTGTCGACTAGCCAATCGTTTGGCCCGGAATGGATCGACACGGCTCTAGATTATCCCGAGTTACAACAAACAATGTAAATCGACAGAGGCGGAGACTTCGGCGGCGGCCGCGACCGCGACAACTTCCGCGGGGGCCGCGGCGGGCCCGGAGGCCCGCGCGGCGCTCCCGGACTGCGGGGCCCGGGCGCCGGCGGGCCCGCGCTGGCCCCCGGGGACCGCTACCGCACGGACAGGCGGGCCGCGCCCCACCAGCCCGCCATGGACAAGAGGAACAACGGGCCCAACTCGCAAGGTGCGCTTTCCACTGGATTACCtaatactttataaataaatatattaagacaaatcacacagattgagctaaccccaaacaaagtaagttctagacttgtgttatgggatactaactcagcgatactatattttataacaaatacatatgtatatagataaatatccaagacccatACTTTCTTCATGAAATATGTGTTCTCAGGATCTTATCGTTTCGCTTTTTCGTTCACTGAATTCCAAAACCATACCATTCGCCGTAAGGAGGTATTTCACCCCATTATCTAGACTGTTAACGCTCAGCTATAGTCCGTTTTTACGTAACTTTTTCCTGCGATGTACTAAACTATGGAATAAACTTCCCGCAACGGTGTTCCCTAAAAGTTTCGACATTAAGACCTTGTCTACCGCTTTCTCAATAATCCGTATTGTATTGTCCGTGTTATGGGCGTGTTGTGGTTtcttaccatcaggcaacaCACTTGCTCATTTGGCCactatgttataaaaatataatttaaaataaaaaatacacattttcaatccatcataatatttaaagcaTCAATTGTATTACTTGGACCTATTTGTAATTAACAAAGGCAAGAAAAAAGACGATAATAACAAACTTGCGTAATAAAATGAGATACATACAGTTTTCAGCTTAAGTATATCATACAAACGTTATATACAGAACACACGATATGGGTCAATAAAACATATGTACATGTACAAATGTATGGgtttttacctaaaataaataactattattatcattattattattaaaacggCTTGCACTCGGGGagcgccggcagaagtgaaaacttaaatattaacgttatgcatttttgacgtcttatgaattttcgatcaggtcacgtgtACTGACGCGAGTTTAGCAATTTTTACCCATCGCTAAAAGtacacaacgccgctaaaaaagttttcacttcaaaagtATTAACGCACTGTTCCGTTGTATATTAACTCTTGTCTCCAGTGAAGCGTCgcaggcgtccataggctgcggcGACCACTTATCATCCAGGAAGATTGCTTTGTTTGCCTGCttgttgtgtaaaaaaaatgtctatagttgacgacctcgggggcgcagtggtaaagtctctgaaccgagaggttcgatccccggtcgagtcatgatggataatgatctttttctgattggcctgggtcttggatgtttatttatttatataaaagttacaGAATATAGgatcgtcgagttagtatcccaaacacaagtctcgaacttactttggggttagctcaatctatgtgatttgttttaatatatttatttattatttatagctttTTTTTGTCTACGGCGTAATGaaagtatgtattgtatgtcaGGCGGCAACatgggcgggggcgggggcggctGGCAGCGCGGCGGCCGCGGGGGCTCCCGGAACATAGCCGTCGCGCCCGGCAGCAACCGGAACATGGCCGGGAATAAGGTGACTCAtttctatcaaaatatattatactagatattgattttcagataaaatatagcctattgcaatcttggataatgtacctttctaatggtgaaagaatttttgaagtcagttcggtagtttcggagattacccgcctcaaacatacaaactcacaaacccttacctctttataataataatatagttatacCTTAGGAAAACGTCTGTTACGTCTTGTCACACTATGGGACATGTTAATTATACACTtagttaacaaataaatgaatatgaattaagataaaagatattttatttgcaaaacaacGTGTAAATTGATACATGAAATCTTAAAACACTTAGACTCAACATGCCTTACCTTAGAATGGTGTGCAAATATAGTTTCAGCCGCTGCTACACATTAAGTAAAGAAAAAGTCAATTTAAACACGATAAACAAGAATGCTTCTGAATTTAAATCTCCATGTccataattaaactttatccgtcaaaaattactatgTTTTActaaggaaataaataatttgtagtgTGGGTAAATAGAAACGTCTAGTAGGAATAGTGATTGTGAAGCACGTGTGTACAATACGTGatatatatcatcctaagttattatttttttaatttggcagGATAACAACCAGAACTCTGGTCAGAACGCGAACCAGCAGCAGAACCAGCAGGCGGGCTGGAACCAGTGGGCCGGCGGCTGGGGCGGCTGGGGCAACTGGAACCAGAACCCGCAAGGTTCGTTATGTTCTGGTTCGGGTGATCTGAGGgcgaaataagaaatatttatagctttttttttctacggCGTAAtgaaagtatgtatgtatttcacCGAGTCTATTCCGAGtaagacgcagcgaaccagtCGCATTGCGATTGTGGTAgctattattattagcaaagttttatctattttgGCGGCCTCTAGACGTATGTGTCGAATGTATCTTGCCCGGTAAAAGTGTCGCTGCTATCGAATAACTTGGACAAGAAAATCgaacaattttcaattttgtcaaATATCCTCGTCATTCTATCATATTGCGCAATATAATTGACCTccttagtcgtctcgtacgacGGGATGGAAGAATATTCTCCCGTGTGTAATGTGTAACAATGAGTACACATCGTTCCTATTTTATGTATGGATTCGCCATTCGCTACGATGGCGAATACACAAACGCTCTATCGGATACTAAATATCAACTATTGTGGTGTGGCGTGTAGGGGTGGTAGCGGTGGTAATAAAACACAAGGCTTGAGGACAACCTCTCGGATAAGATTCCGATTCTATCTGCCTTTATTCATTatcacatatacttatatatacttaatactacGTGATAGAAAGCTATCAACCTATCTGATGAATTACATACCTATCTGACAATTACTTATCTACATCTATACAGTAATGTTATCTCCACAATAATGTGACGTACGTGACATCACACCACATCACCCTtcctaatgaaaaaaaaaatataaatttaaatcttaatatttttttcattacaatacaacttagtcctatttttatgaataacatctAATTTTCCTTTACATTGAATAACAACATTTGGCGATTCATCTTTTACGACTACAAATGGTCCATCATAAATACAATCAAGCTTACTACCAGTCTCCTttcttactaaaattaaatcaccttccttataatttaatggatttatatttacatcataacatttttttctccttattttactagttattacattttgttttgccTCGGCTTGCGCTCTTTGCAACCGATACTTAAATTCTAAAGgataatcatcaaaattatacaatggTTCAACAGTCTCACCTTGTAAATTACTTGGTAACTTGCATATTTTCCCAAAAACTAATTCGTAAGGCGTATATTTGGTTACAGTATTTACAGttgtattatatgaaaaacaccAATACGGAATCCAAGAACTCCATGCTGATGTATTATTATTCGTCTGTATTCGCAAATATGCACCTAAAGTTTTATGAACATTCTCTAACGATCCTATGCTCTCATGATGATACGCAGTTGATACCGTTTTACTAATCCCTAAAATGTTACATAGCTCTACCATAACTTTCGAAATAAATTCGGAACCCCTATCTGTAGCAATGATTTTTGGTACCCCatatctcaaaataaaattttctgccATCGCCCTTGCAACCTCCTttgcagatttattttttaaaggatAAGCCTCTACAAACTTTGTAAGCTCACACTGTAGAGTCAATATGTATACGTTCCCATAGTCATCCCTATCAAGAGGTCCTACTAAATCTAGgtagattttttcaaaagacGAAGTTGCGGTGGTTGTTATGGTCATCGGTTCCCTAACATTCCTATGATACTTTTGCTTTTGGCATTTTTTACACTTACGAACATAATTAATGACATCACGTTCTATTGATggccaataaaaatacttttttatattattcaccATTCTACGTATTCCTGTATGTCCACTCGTAGGCAGAACATGAAAATCATTCATAACAATCTTCTTCTCATCGTCGTCGTCTATTCTCCGCACACCCGATActacacaaaatttaaaattcttacttAAAGTTTTACCGTTTTCCTTTAAATATTTCGCCATTTCCTTTATAATACGATTGTtgcaacaattttttaatatcaccaCTTCTTGTATGCCGTtttctaaacaaaatgtaactaTATCTTTCGACAACTCGTCTCGCGATGATGCCGATAAAGATtcatagtttaaataaatactcgaGTTTTCCGGCATATACATTAAATTGCGCgcctttgaaattattttcttacgaGAGCTCTCTAATAACTTTTCCCACTTATCTACACTTATTTGCAGAATTTCAACGTCATCTCCTTGTTTCTTAAGAACTTCTACGATACTAGGGTGATCAGTCCTACTAACCGCAGAGTCTTCCTCACAATTACTTGAACCTTCTAACTGTTTACATTGTGCTCGCGTCATCACAGATATGGTTTTCTCACGCATGGTCTTTAAATCTTCACTTGAAATTATAATCCTAGACAATGCATCCGCTAGCACATTTTCCTTCCCTTTCACATATTCCACAGTAAAATCGTACTCTTCCAAGCACAACCGAAACTTAGTCAACCTACTCGATGGATCCgtcatgttaaataaatacaaaagaggTCGATGATCTGTTTTTACGACAAATTTTCTCCCATATAAATATggcctaaaatatttaactgacCAAACAATAGCCAACAACTCTTTCTCTATTATAGGATAATTTAATTCACTTTTATTCAAAGCTCTACTAGCATAAGCAACAGGCTTTCCGTTCCCATTGCACAAGACACTACCTACAGCAAATCCTGAACTATCGGTCTGTAATATAAAAGTGTTGTTATCAGAAAAATCTGGATAATCTAAAACTGGAGGATTCATTAATGagttttttagtaataaaaatgactTCTCGCATTCATCGGTCCAGTCAAACGTCGCATACCTTCCACACAGCTTATTCATTGGAAGAACTATCCTAGCAAAGTTTGGTAtgaattttctataataatttgcaaATGCCACAAAACGCTTCACCTCATCTACACTATAACTACACGCCACCTCTTTTCACCGCTACGATCCGCCTTCTTTGGAACGATCAATACCGGACTAGACCACTCACTAACTGTTTCTTCAACTATACCATTTTCCAGCATCTCCTGCACCTGCCTATCCACCTCTTTTTTCTGCACATATGGTATTCTATATTGCTTCCTATAGACTGGAGCGGCATTTTCTTTCAACCTTATTGACTGTTCATACACGTTTGTGACCGTCAACCTATCTCCCGGTACATGAAATATATCTGGATACTTGGCACATATCTGTTCAATGCTCAATCGCTCTTCCTCATTCAAATACTCAAGTTtaagcaaagaaaatatttccttaACACGTTTCACGCTCATTTCCGGTTCCGCGAAACAACAATAATCGTAATCTCTTAACGGATATACTTCCACGTCTGTCATACTGCAAACAACTTCTGAGGAAGTCGTATTCAATATCCTAATGGGTATTATCCCATTCCTAGGTCTAGCTATTACATTAGCCAAAAATACACCCTTCTGCAACTCTTTTCTCACGACCACACAATCGTCCGCTCTATTCAccggaaaatattttactacttcACAACGCGGAGGTATATTCAATgaataactataatacttaAGGGGTATTGAAATCACGCTCCCTTCACGCTCCCTAAGCGTTAACTTGTTTTctgaaaaatctataataccgctatatgtttgtaaaaaatcttgaCCTATTATACCAACTGACTTACAGGGTAAATCAtcgaaaacataaaatttatgcaagaatgaatattttccgcatactaattttaaattaacataaccCATAGACCGTAAATTACCACCTACtccattaattattaactCGTCCTTAACTAACTTATAACACATAGCACTTGATTTTAAGAAACCATTTTTTATGGCTGACAACGATGCCCCCGTGTCTACTAACCATTCCGAATTTATACTACCGACTACAAAGTTAACCCAGTTAATACTATTACAAGCTAAAATATGCTTAGTCTCGAAAAAACTGACTTCTGCTAGACTCGCAATACTTTGGCTTTGACATTGTGCCAGAGTCATGGCCGTCTGACGTATGATCAAAACACGCTACGTTTCTACGATTCTGCTGACCACGTCGACCGCGATATGTAGCATTCCTCACGTCACGACCTTGCGCACCGTTGCTAAAACCTACGTTAGCATTCTTGCTCCTTTGGAATGTACGTTCGACAGCTGTTTTCTGTTGTGCATGATTATTACGCGTATATGTATTGCCACGACCCCTATTACTACTTGAAAAATTATGTGGCCTATACTGACGTTGAAAAGTCATGACCTGTCCCGATGATGTACCATTTTCGTCTTCGGCTACCCTTATTGCGTCTTTTAACAACGTCAAGTTCCTTGCCGTAATAATGGTACCCAAACGTTGGTTGCGAAGTCCGTCTGAGAATTTTTTAACCGCGTATTTTTCATTCAAGGGCCGCAAGACTCTGTAGGCTTCTTGACTATCCCCTGCTTGAGAAATAGTCAAATCCACCATCAATCTCTCTATCTCTGCTCCGAAATCTGCAATAGACTTATTATCTTGCCTAGTACGAGCTAATTTAGCTTGTATCGCAACATCTGATTTTGCCGTTAGAAGATGCTTCTTCATATCAGCCAAAAGACTATCCACTGTCGCGTATTGTGAAGCTAACCGCATCCTAGCCCCCTGTGTTAGACGCGTGGTGAGCACGAACTTTATTAAGAGATCATTATCGAGCCCCTCTAACATAGAACTATACAAACTTATGGCTTCTATTAAATCTTGGGTAACAGTTTCATCACCGTTCATTTTCGGAAGCAAACTAACTGCCGTTTTTAACGAAAACTTTTCCAAATTTCGCGACTCCATCTTTGCTGGTACTTCAGTTTCGCGTTCAaacttaattgtttttacgTACAAGTCTTCTATTCTACTAATCAACAGTGTCAATTCGtctgaaaattttgatacgcccgatactacatttttaaacttgtCGTAAAGGGCCTTTGCTTGACTAAGCTTTGAGTCGAAGTTACTCCCCGTTCGTCTACTAGGTCCTAACTTAACAATAGATTCCCTAATAACCTTAAGTTGAACATAAATTGACGTTAACTCTATTTCCATTTATAACACAACAATGTTTACACTAATGtctctattttatatagttaacaCAAGACCgcacaaaaaatatcacttccttaattattattgccaCTTACTGCTTGCTCATCAGGCTGTCTGCACCACTCGTTGCACTTCTCTCCGGTTCACTTCTTGTCTGATCCATTCAAGATGACATCTTCTGTACAAGTATATGATTCCACCCAATATACCAATAGCGAAACAGGTCGCTATGAACAGGACGGCCGCGCTTACCGCCGAAATATGTTCTTGTATCACCGATGCATCGTTAGACCCACCTGATGCGACTTGGGCTATGACTACCTCTTCCTTGGACGTACTTGTGCCCATGGTGTACTTCAGCAAAACTTTTCTGCGCTTAGTGGAGTCAAAATCTCACCGACGTCTCGACGATACTAACCAACAGCTACGCCATCCGTCCGAATGGCAGGGTCGCCATGTGGTGTGGCGTGTAGGGGTGGTAGCGGTGGTAAGAAAACACAAGGCTTGAGGACAACCTCTCGGATAAGATTCCGATTCTATCTGCCTTTATTCATTatcacatatacttatatatacttaatactacGTGATAGAAAGCTATCAACCTATCTGATGAATTACATACCTATCTGACAATTACTTATCTACATCTATACAGTAATGTTATCTCCACAATAATGTGACGTACGTGACATCACACCACACTATtcctattaatttatattgttctcGATGACATCTTGACGACGATCTCCGTGGCCTCGTATTCTAtagcatatacatatatagataaacatccaggtcaatctgaaaaagatcattttccgaaGGATTAAACCCGTCCGTGGTCATCACCGGCGGGTTCGATCcacggtcaggtcaacatggaaaatgatatttttcagattgacctggatgtttatctatatatttatatgctatagaatatagtatcgtttgagttagtatcccataacacaagtttcgaacttactttggggctaagtgatttgtccctatatgtttatttatttatctcgaAACGTGTAACAGGCTGGGGCAACTGGGGTAACTGGGGCAACTGGAACGCGAACGCGAATGCCGGCCAATCCGGCACTCAGCAGGCGGGCAACAAGAACCAGAaccagcagcagcagcagcagcagcagcagtgGCCCGCCAACTACACCGCGCAGCAGTGGTACCAGTGGCAGCAGtggcagcagcagcagcagcagtgGAGCGGGGTGTGTGACGCTGTCCGCTGCCTTTAGGCTAATGGACGcgctttttttgtttcatcagCGGGGGGCATACACTTTGCCACCtgaactgatctgcatcgcaaattcgtacctatttcttgtatgaatgcgattcattttagggtcctaaattgaactgagttgcattggagtCATTCCGTAAAAGTTGTTGGTAGGCCAGATGGTCTGGACGGTAAACCTAGATGTAGCCGTAACATAGCCgcgccccgggcttcgctcccgtggtaacCCTATGTATtcttccaggttatattctacctgtgtactaaatttcataacaatcggtccagtagattttgagtgaaagagtaacatacatacacacatatatcctcCCTAACTTTGTCATTTCCAATATTAGTATTACATTTAGTAATAGgctgtatatacatataataatagttcgGTGTATGATCTGCAGTACCAGCAGCAGGCGGGCGCGGGCAACGCCGCGGACGCGCAGCAGGCTTGGGCGCAGTATTACCAGGTGACCGCTgctttattagattttatttatgtattttttgtcgcATTTGTCAACAATAGGGCAGTTGCCATCACGTCCATTCTtaaatggaaatatatttgacACATGGATACTTTATCACAtggtcaaaaaaaaaaattgtttgtttggtTTGACACTGACTGACGTGCGATGTCGTACGaaactttcataaaatttccacgttgttctgcgttgatccgtcgacgaGCGTTATCGtaacggagcaatggggcattagacaatattataaatatataaaagtaaaaatattatttaaaaaatttatgcCCCTTTCtgcctatatttttttctgagcgataaaaataaaatacacaccTATAATGCCTATATTAACTGGGTGTAATGTATTTCAATAGAACTACGGTACGGGTAACGCAGCAGCAGCGACCACCAACACCGACAAGAAGTGAGGACGCCTATCACCACGGACCACTATCGCCAGGGTTCACTGTCTCCGAGGCCGTCGTTACACTAGCAATGCCTAATTCTCATCGCGACACTAGCGACATTAAATTAGTTTCGTTTGTCGAAAATTTAATGTGTAAACATCTAGTTTTACAATGCACGCATTGACTCCACGACAAAATTTGATGTTTATACGTGAGATTTCCAAACTGTTTGCTGCCACTAATGTCGTCAAGTTAGGCTAAGTTACTACGCGAGATTTACTTTCGCGacttttgcaataaatatgtaccGTCATTTCTTCatagaaaat of the Plodia interpunctella isolate USDA-ARS_2022_Savannah chromosome 26, ilPloInte3.2, whole genome shotgun sequence genome contains:
- the LOC128681024 gene encoding uncharacterized protein LOC128681024, with amino-acid sequence MEIELTSIYVQLKVIRESIVKLGPSRRTGSNFDSKLSQAKALYDKFKNVVSGVSKFSDELTLLISRIEDLYVKTIKFERETEVPAKMESRNLEKFSLKTAVSLLPKMNGDETVTQDLIEAISLYSSMLEGLDNDLLIKFVLTTRLTQGARMRLASQYATVDSLLADMKKHLLTAKSDVAIQAKLARTRQDNKSIADFGAEIERLMVDLTISQAGDSQEAYRVLRPLNEKYAVKKFSDGLRNQRLGTIITARNLTLLKDAIRVAEDENGTSSGQVMTFQRQYRPHNFSSSNRGRGNTYTRNNHAQQKTAVERTFQRSKNANVGFSNGAQGRDVRNATYRGRRGQQNRRNVACFDHTSDGHDSGTMSKPKYCESSRSQFFRD